Proteins found in one Bacteroidota bacterium genomic segment:
- a CDS encoding DUF4440 domain-containing protein — protein MKTKTILFQAAIILINIMVIQSCCSNNKTNKTEIAQEIINMEKTALDRWGKGDPYGYLDIFSTEVTYFNPFEEHRIDSLIAMMKYYGDQAGQIFIDEYKMIDPIVQIHGNTAILTYHLFNYKKQPNGTMKETTRWNSTKVYLLEKDKWKIIHNHWSFLQPDIKASASLQD, from the coding sequence ATGAAAACAAAAACTATTTTATTCCAAGCTGCCATTATCTTAATAAATATAATGGTTATCCAGAGTTGTTGTAGTAATAACAAGACGAACAAAACAGAAATTGCACAGGAAATAATCAATATGGAAAAAACGGCACTCGATCGTTGGGGCAAGGGTGATCCCTATGGGTATCTTGATATTTTTTCAACCGAAGTAACCTATTTTAATCCATTTGAGGAGCACCGGATTGACAGTTTAATCGCAATGATGAAATACTATGGTGATCAGGCAGGTCAGATTTTTATTGATGAATACAAAATGATTGATCCAATTGTTCAGATTCATGGGAATACTGCCATACTAACTTACCATCTTTTTAACTATAAAAAGCAACCAAATGGTACAATGAAAGAAACTACCCGGTGGAACAGCACCAAAGTATATCTTTTAGAAAAAGATAAGTGGAAAATTATTCATAACCATTGGTCGTTTTTACAACCAGATATAAAAGCATCGGCATCTTTGCAGGACTAA